From Chromohalobacter canadensis, one genomic window encodes:
- a CDS encoding SUF system Fe-S cluster assembly regulator, protein MLKLSKLTDYAAVVMAQIARYPEQAHAATELADAVQLPHPTVSKTLKMLVRAGLLESRRGSLGGYRLARPAASITASDIIGAIEGPVAMTECSHADGDCDLVATCGVADNWQRVSLAIRTLLDSVTLAHLAQEAPLKLPVQLPIQSVTLASRAEV, encoded by the coding sequence ATGTTGAAGCTTTCCAAGCTAACCGACTATGCCGCCGTGGTAATGGCGCAGATCGCGCGTTATCCGGAGCAGGCACACGCTGCCACCGAACTGGCTGATGCGGTGCAGTTGCCACACCCCACTGTCAGCAAGACGTTGAAGATGCTGGTGAGAGCCGGGCTTCTGGAATCGCGGCGCGGTTCGTTGGGCGGTTATCGGTTGGCGCGACCGGCAGCGTCCATTACTGCCTCCGATATCATCGGCGCCATTGAAGGGCCGGTGGCGATGACCGAGTGCAGCCATGCCGATGGCGACTGTGATCTGGTCGCTACCTGCGGCGTCGCCGATAACTGGCAGCGTGTCTCGCTGGCGATTCGCACCTTGCTCGACAGCGTGACCTTGGCGCATCTAGCCCAGGAAGCACCGCTGAAACTGCCCGTTCAATTGCCCATACAGAGCGTGACCTTGGCGAGTCGTGCCGAGGTTTGA
- the sufC gene encoding Fe-S cluster assembly ATPase SufC, whose protein sequence is MLEVKDLYVTVEGSEILKGLNLTVNPGEVHALMGPNGAGKSTLSAVIAGKDGYEVTSGEILFEGKNLLEMEIEERALAGILLGFQYPVEIPGVKNIYLLKAALNAQRVAHGEEEIPAPEFMKLVREQLSFMKMDGSFLQRAVNEGFSGGEKKRNEILQMLVLQPKLAMLDEIDSGLDIDAMKVVAEGINSLRNADRAILMVTHYQRLLEHIVPDRVHVLVDGRIVKSGDKDLANELEARGYEWVLEESAA, encoded by the coding sequence ATGCTCGAAGTCAAAGATCTGTATGTCACGGTGGAAGGTTCGGAAATCCTCAAGGGGCTGAACTTGACCGTCAATCCCGGCGAGGTTCATGCCTTGATGGGTCCCAACGGGGCGGGTAAGTCGACGCTCTCGGCGGTGATCGCAGGTAAGGATGGTTACGAGGTAACCAGCGGGGAGATACTGTTCGAAGGCAAGAACCTGCTGGAAATGGAAATCGAAGAGCGCGCGTTGGCCGGCATTCTGCTGGGTTTCCAGTACCCCGTGGAAATTCCGGGCGTCAAGAACATCTATCTGCTCAAGGCGGCGCTCAACGCTCAGCGCGTCGCGCATGGTGAAGAGGAAATTCCGGCGCCGGAATTCATGAAGCTGGTACGCGAACAGTTGAGCTTCATGAAGATGGACGGCAGCTTCTTGCAGCGTGCGGTCAACGAGGGATTCTCGGGCGGCGAGAAGAAGCGCAACGAGATCCTGCAGATGCTGGTGTTGCAGCCCAAGCTGGCGATGCTTGACGAGATCGACTCGGGGCTTGATATCGACGCCATGAAGGTGGTCGCTGAGGGCATCAATTCGCTGCGCAATGCCGATCGCGCGATTCTCATGGTGACGCACTATCAGCGTCTGCTTGAGCATATCGTGCCGGATCGCGTCCATGTCCTGGTGGACGGCCGTATCGTCAAGTCCGGCGATAAGGATCTTGCCAACGAGCTTGAGGCTCGTGGGTATGAATGGGTGCTGGAGGAGTCTGCGGCATGA
- a CDS encoding cysteine desulfurase, giving the protein MNAFAETMLDVARVRSDFPILEREVHGKPLIYLDNAATSQTPTAVIDTLDDYYRRYNANIHRGLHTLADEATAAYEGTREKVRAWLGAASHREIVFTRGTTEAINLVANSWGRANLQPGDEIIVSLMEHHSNIVPWQMLSEALDVTLKVIPVDERGVLDQAAYRDMLGERTRLVCVNHVSNALGTVNPVAEMARAAHEHGALILVDGAQAVPHQRVDVQALDVDFYAFSGHKAYGPTGVGALYGREALLEAMPPWQGGGEMISRVSFEKGTVYSEIPHKFEAGTPAIAEVIALGAALDWIADTGIDLMAAWEHHLLERATDKLQEVDGLRMIGTAPDKVSVLSFVVDGAHSQDIGLLIDQLGVAIRTGHHCAQPMLASMGLDATCRASLAAYNTPEEVDAFVEALQKVIAMVR; this is encoded by the coding sequence ATGAATGCCTTTGCCGAGACGATGCTGGATGTGGCGCGTGTGCGTAGCGACTTCCCGATCCTCGAACGGGAAGTCCACGGCAAGCCGTTGATCTATCTGGACAACGCGGCGACCAGTCAGACGCCAACGGCGGTCATCGACACGTTGGACGATTACTATCGGCGCTATAACGCCAACATCCATCGCGGGCTGCATACCCTGGCTGACGAGGCCACGGCGGCTTACGAGGGCACACGCGAGAAGGTGCGTGCCTGGCTAGGGGCGGCGTCGCATCGCGAGATCGTCTTCACGCGTGGCACCACTGAGGCGATCAATCTGGTTGCCAATAGCTGGGGGCGGGCCAATCTGCAGCCGGGTGACGAGATCATCGTCTCGTTGATGGAGCATCATTCGAATATCGTGCCTTGGCAGATGCTGTCCGAGGCGCTGGACGTCACGCTCAAGGTGATTCCGGTCGACGAGCGCGGCGTTCTCGATCAAGCGGCTTATCGGGACATGCTGGGCGAGCGCACACGTCTGGTGTGCGTCAATCACGTCTCGAATGCGCTGGGCACCGTCAATCCAGTGGCGGAAATGGCGCGTGCGGCGCATGAGCATGGCGCCCTGATCCTGGTCGACGGTGCCCAGGCGGTGCCGCATCAACGCGTCGATGTTCAGGCACTGGACGTCGACTTCTATGCGTTCTCGGGACACAAGGCGTATGGCCCCACCGGCGTGGGTGCGCTCTATGGTCGTGAGGCCTTGCTCGAGGCGATGCCGCCTTGGCAGGGCGGGGGCGAGATGATCAGCCGCGTGTCCTTCGAGAAGGGCACGGTTTACAGCGAGATTCCACATAAGTTCGAAGCCGGCACACCGGCTATTGCGGAAGTGATCGCCCTGGGGGCGGCGCTCGACTGGATAGCGGATACCGGCATCGACCTGATGGCGGCGTGGGAGCATCACTTGCTCGAGCGTGCCACCGACAAGCTGCAGGAGGTCGATGGCCTGCGCATGATCGGCACGGCGCCGGACAAGGTGAGCGTGCTGTCGTTCGTGGTCGACGGCGCGCATTCCCAGGATATCGGTCTGCTGATCGATCAGCTTGGCGTGGCGATCCGTACCGGGCATCATTGTGCCCAGCCGATGCTTGCCAGCATGGGGCTCGACGCGACTTGCCGCGCCTCTCTGGCAGCATACAACACGCCAGAAGAGGTCGATGCGTTCGTCGAGGCCTTACAGAAAGTCATCGCTATGGTGCGCTAA
- a CDS encoding AI-2E family transporter codes for MGEPTHHYMSEYARKVWIAAGIVAATMAILAALWFGFRILLMVFVGLLLALAFSLPAGWLCRHSFLSQRWALLVVLFVVSGLFAAFSVNFAFSISQQFEQLAETLPSSLADLKQTISQWPLGSQLIERISENSASEGGLGNWSARASTVFSTTLGALLNVVVVVFIGLFIAFDPAIYKAGVLRLITPSRREGAADLLDVIKRKLAWWLLGRLTSMSVVGLLVGTGLWMLGIPMALSLGLLAALFSLIPYLGPLFSAIPALLVAFSIDSTAMLHVGVLYVGVQALESYLITPLIQREAVSIPPGLLLVMQVWLGLVAGLIGVLVAEPLVVLGMVLIHRLYVKGWLEQRGHALERTPKPATDK; via the coding sequence GTGGGAGAACCGACGCACCACTACATGAGCGAATATGCGCGTAAAGTCTGGATCGCTGCCGGCATCGTCGCTGCCACCATGGCGATATTAGCCGCGCTCTGGTTCGGTTTCAGAATCCTGCTGATGGTCTTCGTCGGACTGTTGCTGGCATTGGCTTTTTCGCTGCCGGCAGGCTGGTTGTGCCGTCACAGCTTTCTTTCTCAGCGTTGGGCATTACTGGTCGTATTGTTCGTCGTTTCTGGCTTGTTTGCCGCCTTCAGCGTGAACTTCGCCTTCAGTATCAGCCAGCAATTCGAGCAGCTCGCCGAGACACTGCCCAGCTCGCTGGCCGATTTGAAACAAACGATAAGTCAGTGGCCGCTGGGATCGCAGCTTATCGAGCGGATAAGCGAGAATTCGGCGTCTGAGGGGGGATTGGGGAACTGGTCCGCACGGGCTTCCACCGTTTTCTCGACCACGTTGGGCGCATTGCTCAACGTTGTGGTGGTGGTGTTCATCGGGCTGTTCATTGCGTTCGATCCGGCGATTTATAAAGCAGGCGTATTGCGGCTCATTACCCCTTCTCGGCGCGAGGGCGCCGCCGATCTACTGGATGTCATCAAGCGTAAGCTTGCTTGGTGGCTATTAGGGCGGCTCACATCTATGTCCGTCGTGGGGTTACTGGTCGGCACTGGCCTTTGGATGTTGGGCATTCCCATGGCGTTGTCACTCGGCCTGCTGGCGGCATTGTTCTCGCTCATTCCTTATTTGGGGCCGCTTTTCTCGGCGATTCCTGCCTTGCTGGTGGCGTTCTCGATCGATTCCACGGCGATGTTGCATGTTGGCGTGCTTTATGTCGGCGTCCAGGCGCTGGAAAGTTATCTGATCACGCCGCTCATCCAGCGCGAGGCGGTCAGTATTCCACCTGGGCTTTTGTTGGTGATGCAAGTATGGCTGGGGTTGGTCGCTGGTTTGATAGGCGTGTTGGTCGCCGAACCACTGGTCGTGCTGGGTATGGTGCTTATCCATCGCTTGTATGTGAAAGGCTGGCTGGAGCAGAGAGGACATGCACTTGAGCGAACACCCAAGCCAGCCACCGACAAATAG
- the sufD gene encoding Fe-S cluster assembly protein SufD has protein sequence MSAAHAFLQRLGERADDEPTWVAARRQAGAARFEALGFPTKRDEAWKYTDVRRIAEGEFTLADDAELDEARFAALGMPLDAHRLVFVDGVFSSALSDLTGLPDGVSVEPLTTAMRTNHEAIGGAIGRLAGVDFSPFTALNVALSEEGAVVRIGQGVVVDKPIYVVFASRANESARMSHPRVLVMAGARSQATVIEHYAGEAGAANFTNVVSEVMLERGAIVDHYKLQEASSEDLHVASIHVEQGRDSRFTSFNLNLGGALVRTDLVTDLNAQGAETNYNGLFFVQGRQHVDNHTLVNHNAPNTFSNENYKGILNDRARGVFNGKVVVKRDSQQIEAYQNNANLLLSDRAEIDTKPELEIYADDVKCSHGATTGQLDEEAVFALRTRGIDEQMARGLLTLAFAGEVMDQVRLPGIAERVERAVAGKLPERFNLADLVEVSDALEEA, from the coding sequence ATGAGTGCAGCACACGCTTTTCTACAGCGGCTCGGCGAGCGAGCCGATGACGAGCCGACCTGGGTGGCGGCACGCCGCCAGGCCGGGGCGGCACGCTTCGAAGCCTTGGGATTTCCTACCAAGCGTGACGAGGCCTGGAAATATACCGACGTTCGGCGCATCGCCGAAGGCGAATTCACGCTGGCCGATGACGCCGAGCTCGATGAGGCGCGTTTCGCGGCACTCGGCATGCCGCTGGACGCACATCGCCTGGTATTCGTCGATGGCGTCTTCTCGTCGGCCTTGTCAGATCTGACGGGGCTGCCCGACGGCGTTTCCGTCGAGCCGTTGACCACGGCGATGCGCACTAACCACGAGGCAATCGGCGGCGCCATCGGACGCCTGGCGGGGGTCGACTTCTCGCCGTTCACCGCGCTCAATGTGGCGCTTTCCGAGGAAGGCGCGGTCGTGCGCATCGGTCAGGGCGTCGTGGTCGACAAACCGATCTATGTGGTCTTCGCCTCGCGCGCCAATGAATCGGCGCGGATGAGTCATCCGCGTGTATTGGTGATGGCCGGAGCGCGTAGCCAGGCCACGGTGATCGAGCATTACGCCGGCGAGGCGGGTGCGGCCAACTTCACCAACGTGGTCAGCGAAGTCATGCTTGAACGTGGCGCCATCGTCGATCACTACAAGCTGCAGGAAGCCTCGAGTGAGGACCTGCACGTGGCGAGCATCCATGTCGAGCAGGGCCGCGATTCGCGCTTTACGTCGTTCAACCTGAACCTGGGCGGCGCGCTGGTGCGCACCGACTTGGTCACCGACCTCAACGCGCAAGGTGCGGAGACCAATTACAACGGGTTGTTCTTCGTCCAGGGTCGTCAGCACGTCGACAATCACACTCTGGTCAACCACAACGCGCCGAACACATTCTCCAACGAAAACTACAAGGGCATTCTCAACGACCGTGCCCGGGGCGTTTTCAACGGCAAGGTGGTCGTCAAGCGCGATAGCCAGCAGATCGAGGCGTATCAGAACAACGCCAACCTGCTGTTGTCCGACCGCGCCGAGATCGATACCAAGCCGGAGTTGGAAATCTATGCCGACGACGTCAAGTGCTCGCACGGTGCGACGACCGGCCAGCTCGACGAAGAGGCCGTCTTCGCATTGCGTACGCGCGGCATTGACGAGCAAATGGCGCGCGGTCTCTTGACGTTGGCATTCGCTGGCGAGGTGATGGATCAGGTGCGTCTGCCGGGCATTGCCGAGCGTGTCGAGCGTGCCGTGGCAGGGAAATTGCCCGAGCGCTTCAATCTCGCGGATTTGGTCGAGGTTTCCGACGCGCTTGAGGAGGCCTGA
- a CDS encoding YcjF family protein: MSEPRPGQRFRVDPESPPHFTAAPEPGEHFHPDSVSHPLTTQDTAPDVPLEASLGKPRKRRWGLVTLLGGALALGGLEVARQLYTATLGGDWLAGAWSALGLLGLGLGAAALLRELWRLRRLQRHTQLRDQLDAPEETTPQDMQALAERLRRQMQLGDDDPHWRAFQAAHQPHHDAQETRTLLAHHLLAPRDRQARRLIARMSSETAVMVAVSPVTFFDMALMAWRNIALIDRLAALYGLELGYASRLRLFRAVLYNMAFAGASEIATDAGMDLLSMNVAGKLSTRAGQGLGTGLLTARLGLRTLRMTRPIPFDEGEAPRLADLRRELWQRLRRLETQSDNQQSTSS; the protein is encoded by the coding sequence ATGAGCGAGCCGCGCCCCGGACAACGTTTTCGCGTCGACCCTGAGTCCCCGCCCCACTTTACGGCCGCCCCCGAGCCGGGGGAACACTTTCACCCGGACAGCGTTTCTCATCCGCTGACCACACAGGACACCGCACCGGACGTGCCACTCGAGGCCAGCCTGGGCAAACCCCGCAAGCGACGCTGGGGGCTCGTGACCCTACTCGGCGGCGCCCTGGCACTAGGCGGCTTGGAAGTGGCACGCCAGCTATATACCGCCACCCTCGGCGGCGATTGGCTGGCAGGCGCCTGGAGCGCGCTGGGCCTCTTGGGGCTGGGCTTGGGTGCCGCGGCGCTATTACGCGAGCTATGGCGTCTGCGGCGTCTGCAAAGGCACACCCAATTGCGTGACCAACTCGATGCCCCGGAAGAGACCACGCCCCAGGACATGCAGGCGCTCGCCGAACGCTTGCGACGCCAGATGCAACTCGGCGACGACGATCCTCACTGGCGCGCTTTTCAAGCCGCACATCAGCCGCATCACGACGCACAGGAAACACGCACCCTGCTGGCGCATCACCTCCTGGCCCCGCGCGATCGCCAGGCACGCCGGTTGATCGCGCGCATGTCCAGTGAAACCGCCGTCATGGTCGCCGTTAGCCCGGTGACATTTTTCGACATGGCCTTGATGGCGTGGCGCAACATCGCCCTGATCGACCGTCTCGCCGCGCTCTACGGCCTGGAACTGGGTTACGCCAGCCGCCTGCGTCTGTTTCGTGCAGTGCTCTACAACATGGCTTTCGCCGGCGCCAGCGAGATCGCTACGGATGCCGGGATGGATCTGCTCTCGATGAACGTGGCTGGCAAGCTTTCCACTCGCGCCGGCCAAGGGCTCGGCACGGGCCTTCTCACCGCGCGGCTCGGCTTGCGCACCCTGCGCATGACACGCCCGATTCCCTTCGACGAGGGCGAAGCTCCGCGCCTCGCCGACCTGCGCCGCGAACTCTGGCAACGCCTGCGCCGGCTGGAGACGCAGAGCGATAATCAACAATCCACGTCATCTTGA
- a CDS encoding universal stress protein, translated as MFSTIVVPVDGSETASTALDIACKLASTDGARLHILHIPESLAHDTLLVWGVGAVSMEASTEQLERAGRQLLDAATQAAGARGITDVEGSLHQGDPARVITEQAKTLDADAIVMGSRGLSDIAGLVVGSVSHKVAHTAPCHVISVH; from the coding sequence ATGTTCTCGACCATCGTGGTTCCCGTCGACGGATCGGAAACGGCCAGCACGGCACTCGATATCGCCTGCAAGCTGGCCAGCACCGACGGTGCGCGCCTACATATCCTGCATATTCCCGAATCGCTGGCCCACGATACTCTCCTCGTCTGGGGCGTGGGCGCGGTGTCAATGGAGGCCAGCACCGAGCAACTCGAGCGCGCCGGCCGGCAACTGCTCGATGCCGCTACTCAGGCCGCCGGCGCACGCGGCATCACCGATGTCGAAGGCTCGCTGCACCAGGGCGATCCGGCACGGGTGATCACCGAACAGGCCAAGACGTTAGACGCCGACGCCATCGTCATGGGCAGCCGTGGCTTGAGCGACATCGCCGGACTCGTCGTCGGCAGCGTCTCGCACAAGGTCGCGCATACCGCCCCCTGCCACGTGATCAGCGTGCATTAA
- a CDS encoding O-methyltransferase, with protein sequence MSTFDPRLDMDDAMRHALALYHQRIEEEKQGKGGPHRHMAVGPATGRLINLLASSLDAPHILELGTSLGYSTLWLADAARATGGRVTTIELEAEKSTIAKEMAAGAGLTEWADYQVGDALALLDDLDGPFDFVLVDHWKDLYLPSFEAFRDKLAPGAILVADNMIRGGGGDSSGQAEYAAAVRAMPGMTSVLLPVGSGLEVSRYEPAQ encoded by the coding sequence ATGTCTACCTTCGACCCCCGGCTCGATATGGACGATGCCATGCGGCATGCCCTCGCCCTTTATCACCAGCGTATCGAAGAGGAAAAGCAAGGAAAGGGTGGCCCGCATCGCCATATGGCCGTGGGCCCGGCAACTGGACGCCTCATCAACTTGCTGGCCAGTAGTCTCGACGCACCGCATATCCTCGAACTGGGCACCTCCCTGGGCTACTCGACACTCTGGCTCGCCGATGCCGCCCGCGCCACGGGCGGACGTGTGACCACGATCGAGCTGGAAGCGGAAAAATCCACGATTGCCAAGGAAATGGCCGCAGGCGCGGGGCTCACCGAGTGGGCCGATTACCAAGTGGGGGACGCCCTGGCATTGCTCGACGACCTCGACGGGCCTTTCGACTTCGTGCTCGTCGATCACTGGAAAGATCTTTACCTGCCGAGTTTCGAGGCCTTTCGCGACAAGCTCGCCCCCGGCGCCATCCTGGTGGCCGACAACATGATCCGTGGCGGCGGTGGTGATAGCAGCGGCCAAGCAGAATACGCTGCCGCCGTCCGCGCCATGCCGGGCATGACCAGCGTGCTATTGCCGGTAGGATCGGGGCTGGAAGTCAGCCGCTACGAGCCTGCCCAGTGA
- the sufB gene encoding Fe-S cluster assembly protein SufB → MASQEMEELVQREYTQGFVTDIESDTVPPGLDESTIAFISNKKGEPEWMLEWRLEAYRQWLTMTTPSWAHLDYPPIDYQAISYYSAPKKQEDKPQSLDEVDPKLLETYEKLGIPLHERAALAGVAVDAVFDSVSVTTTFKEKLAEAGVIFCSISEAIREYPELVRQYLGSVVPQGDNYFAALNSAVFTDGSFVYVPEGVECPMELSTYFRINAANTGQFERTLIVCDKRAQVSYLEGCTAPQRDENQLHAAVVELVALEDANIKYSTVQNWYPGDEDGKGGIYNFVTKRGDCRGDRSKISWTQVETGSAITWKYPSCMLRGKDSVGEFYSVAVTNGRQQADTGTKMIHIGEGTRSTIISKGIAAGRSDQAYRGLVKVGPRAKGARNFTQCDSLLIGDRCGAHTFPYQEIGNSTATVEHEATTSKIGEDQLFYCQARGISEEDAVNMIVNGFCKDVFQELPMEFAVEAEALLNVTLEGAVG, encoded by the coding sequence ATGGCAAGTCAGGAAATGGAAGAGCTTGTTCAGCGCGAATATACCCAAGGGTTCGTGACCGACATCGAAAGCGATACCGTACCGCCTGGGCTGGATGAAAGCACCATCGCCTTCATCTCGAACAAGAAAGGCGAGCCCGAATGGATGCTGGAATGGCGCCTGGAGGCTTATCGCCAATGGTTGACGATGACCACGCCTTCCTGGGCGCATCTCGACTATCCGCCCATCGATTATCAAGCGATCTCCTATTACAGCGCGCCCAAAAAGCAGGAAGACAAGCCGCAGAGCCTCGACGAGGTCGATCCCAAGCTCCTGGAAACCTATGAGAAGTTGGGGATTCCGCTGCACGAGCGTGCGGCGCTGGCCGGGGTCGCGGTGGATGCGGTGTTCGACTCCGTCTCCGTGACGACCACCTTCAAGGAGAAGCTGGCGGAAGCGGGTGTCATCTTCTGCTCGATCTCCGAGGCGATTCGCGAGTACCCGGAGTTGGTGCGCCAGTACTTGGGCAGTGTCGTGCCTCAGGGCGATAACTACTTCGCCGCACTCAACTCGGCGGTGTTCACCGACGGTTCCTTCGTCTATGTGCCTGAAGGCGTCGAGTGCCCCATGGAGCTGTCCACCTATTTCCGCATCAACGCGGCGAATACCGGCCAGTTCGAGCGCACGCTGATCGTCTGCGACAAGCGCGCCCAGGTGTCCTATCTGGAAGGTTGCACCGCGCCGCAGCGCGACGAGAACCAGCTGCACGCGGCGGTGGTCGAGCTGGTGGCGCTGGAAGACGCCAACATCAAGTATTCGACGGTGCAGAACTGGTATCCCGGTGATGAAGATGGCAAGGGTGGCATCTACAACTTTGTCACCAAGCGCGGCGATTGCCGGGGCGATCGCTCCAAGATCAGCTGGACGCAGGTCGAGACCGGTTCGGCGATCACCTGGAAGTATCCGTCCTGCATGCTGCGCGGCAAGGACAGTGTCGGTGAGTTCTATTCCGTGGCGGTGACCAACGGTCGCCAGCAGGCCGACACCGGCACCAAGATGATTCATATCGGCGAAGGGACGCGCTCCACCATCATCTCCAAGGGGATTGCCGCCGGTCGCAGTGATCAGGCGTATCGTGGCCTGGTCAAAGTCGGGCCGCGGGCCAAGGGCGCGCGTAACTTCACGCAGTGCGATTCGCTGTTGATCGGTGATCGCTGTGGCGCGCATACCTTCCCGTATCAGGAAATCGGCAACAGCACGGCGACCGTGGAGCATGAGGCGACCACTTCGAAGATCGGCGAGGATCAATTGTTTTACTGCCAGGCGCGCGGTATTTCCGAAGAAGATGCCGTCAACATGATCGTCAATGGCTTCTGCAAGGACGTCTTCCAGGAGCTACCGATGGAATTCGCAGTGGAAGCCGAGGCGCTTCTCAATGTGACGCTGGAAGGGGCAGTCGGGTAA
- a CDS encoding Cof-type HAD-IIB family hydrolase, with product MQPHLIVTDLDNTLLNAEHDLDELTIETFQALAAEGHHLALASGRHFHDITAFRQRLGVPAYILSTNGAHLYAPDDHLIAEQWVPAELVRALIELPRDADIRLNLYTGDEWLIDASAPELKALHAHTGFHYRVADLEAHDGNGVGKVLCIGDPVALASLERSINEALGTRVHVTYSMAHSLEIMAEGVNKGATLERLLAHLELPATRCLAFGDNLNDAEMLALAGHGFIVENAHPELVRRVPDAKWIGHHHPFGVAQRLREFFELKVTAR from the coding sequence ATGCAGCCTCATCTAATAGTCACGGATCTGGACAACACTCTGCTCAACGCCGAGCACGATCTCGATGAGTTGACCATCGAGACCTTTCAGGCCCTGGCCGCCGAGGGCCATCATCTGGCGCTGGCGTCGGGGCGTCACTTTCACGATATCACCGCGTTCCGCCAGCGGTTGGGCGTGCCGGCCTATATCTTGAGTACCAACGGCGCACATCTCTACGCACCTGACGATCACCTGATCGCCGAGCAGTGGGTGCCGGCCGAGTTGGTGCGGGCGTTGATAGAGCTGCCGCGCGATGCCGACATCCGGCTCAACCTGTATACCGGCGACGAGTGGTTGATCGATGCGTCGGCCCCTGAGTTGAAAGCCTTGCACGCACACACCGGTTTCCATTACCGGGTCGCCGATCTGGAAGCCCACGATGGCAACGGGGTGGGCAAGGTGTTGTGTATCGGCGATCCCGTCGCGCTGGCGTCGTTGGAACGGAGCATCAATGAGGCGCTAGGCACGCGGGTGCACGTGACCTATTCGATGGCCCATTCACTGGAGATCATGGCGGAAGGCGTCAATAAGGGGGCCACGCTGGAGCGTCTGTTGGCGCATCTCGAGCTACCCGCGACGCGCTGCCTGGCGTTCGGCGATAACCTCAATGACGCCGAGATGCTGGCGTTGGCCGGCCACGGCTTCATCGTGGAAAATGCCCACCCCGAATTGGTGCGGCGCGTTCCTGACGCCAAATGGATCGGTCATCATCACCCGTTCGGTGTTGCACAGCGGTTGCGGGAGTTCTTCGAGCTGAAGGTCACCGCCAGGTAA
- a CDS encoding YcjX family GTP-binding protein, protein MRRHLTQELHNFIERGRDRQLRLAVTGLSRAGKTAFLTSLVHQLRHAGLEARLDLLRAAREGRLLGAQRVAQPDLGVPRFPYDAAMASLDGTPPHWPAPTRGISELRLTIKHRTRRARGLLGDTATLTLDLIDYPGEWLLDLPLLEHDFLSWSEAQKTAMGRERQRLAATWLSAAEALAPDDEADEDQLAEIASHYAEALRASREAGFADLQPGRFLLPGDLEDAPVLQFFPLPGVNEANRAELDALPETSVYKTLARRFDHYRRHVVKPFYRDHFRRFDRQIVLVDVLGALNAGPERFEDLSRALSTLMRSFDYGKRSLMSRLFSPRIDRLAIAATKADHVTPEQHPNVVALLESLLAEPLKDLRYADVPVKALSLASVRATEPREVDNDGQRRAALRGITLEGEDVLLFPGDVPPRLPEHDFWERQGFDFTAFRPPHRDTPELPHVRMDAALDWLIGDKLK, encoded by the coding sequence ATGCGACGTCACCTGACCCAGGAACTGCACAATTTCATCGAGCGCGGCCGCGACCGCCAACTGCGTCTCGCCGTCACCGGCCTTTCCCGAGCCGGCAAGACGGCTTTTCTGACCTCGCTGGTGCATCAGTTGCGTCATGCAGGCCTGGAAGCACGTCTCGATTTGTTGCGTGCCGCCCGCGAGGGTCGCCTGCTTGGTGCCCAGCGCGTCGCTCAGCCCGACCTCGGCGTGCCGCGTTTCCCCTATGACGCTGCCATGGCCTCCCTCGACGGCACACCACCTCACTGGCCAGCTCCCACCCGGGGCATCAGTGAGCTGCGCCTGACCATCAAGCATCGCACGCGGCGAGCCCGGGGCCTGCTGGGCGATACGGCAACGCTCACCCTCGACTTGATCGACTATCCCGGTGAATGGTTGCTCGACCTGCCCCTGCTCGAGCACGACTTCCTCAGTTGGAGCGAGGCGCAGAAGACCGCCATGGGCAGAGAGCGCCAACGCCTCGCCGCGACCTGGTTGAGTGCCGCCGAGGCCCTGGCCCCGGACGACGAAGCCGACGAAGACCAACTCGCCGAAATCGCCAGCCATTACGCCGAGGCATTGCGCGCCTCGCGCGAGGCCGGCTTCGCCGACCTGCAGCCGGGGCGCTTTCTACTCCCGGGCGACCTGGAAGATGCGCCGGTACTGCAATTTTTTCCACTTCCCGGCGTGAACGAAGCCAACCGCGCCGAGCTCGATGCTCTGCCCGAGACGAGCGTCTACAAGACCCTCGCACGGCGGTTCGATCATTACCGCCGTCACGTAGTGAAACCGTTCTACCGTGACCATTTCCGGCGCTTTGACCGCCAGATCGTGCTGGTCGATGTGCTGGGCGCGCTCAATGCCGGTCCGGAACGCTTCGAGGATCTTTCCCGAGCGTTGAGCACCCTGATGCGGAGTTTCGACTACGGCAAGCGCAGCCTGATGAGCCGACTGTTCTCGCCGCGCATCGACCGTCTTGCCATCGCCGCGACCAAGGCCGACCACGTCACGCCCGAACAGCATCCCAACGTCGTCGCGCTGCTCGAATCCCTGCTTGCCGAGCCACTCAAGGATCTGCGCTATGCCGATGTGCCGGTGAAGGCACTGTCCTTGGCGTCGGTGCGTGCCACCGAGCCACGCGAAGTGGATAATGATGGCCAACGTCGCGCCGCCCTACGTGGCATCACTCTGGAAGGCGAAGACGTACTGCTGTTCCCCGGCGACGTGCCACCTCGCTTGCCTGAGCACGACTTCTGGGAACGACAGGGATTCGACTTCACGGCGTTTCGGCCCCCGCATCGCGACACACCCGAATTGCCGCATGTACGCATGGATGCAGCGCTCGACTGGCTGATTGGAGATAAATTGAAATGA